From Myotis daubentonii chromosome 15, mMyoDau2.1, whole genome shotgun sequence, one genomic window encodes:
- the LOC132216956 gene encoding uncharacterized protein LOC132216956 translates to MPSLRKRKETNKTDTLPEVFNDNLSDIPSEIEDADDCFDDSGDDSTDSTDSEIIRPVRNRKVAVLSSDSDTDEATDNCWSEIDTPPHLHMFEGHAGVTTFPSQCDSVPSVTNLFFGDELFEMLCKELSNYHDQTTMKRKTPSRTLKWSPVTQDIKKFLGLIILMGQTRKDSLKDNWSTDPLICTPMFPQTMSRHRFEQIWTFKRLSDDMKQHEPTCIPASGKKKFPTRACRVCAAHGKRSESRYLCKFCLVPLHRGKCFMQYHTLKKY, encoded by the exons atgccctctctcagaaaaaggaaggaaaccaacaaAACTGATACACTTCCAGAAGTATTTAACGATAATTTATCAGATATTCCTAGTGAGATCGAAGATGCGGATGACTGTTTTGACGATTCCGGAGACGATTCTACTGATTCTACTGACAGTGAAATTATTAGACCTGTAAGGAATCGCAAGGTGGCGGTGCTTTCAAGTGATTCCGACACTGACGAAGCTACTGATAATTGTTGGTCTGAAATTGACACACCACCACACTTACATATGTTTGAAGGTCATGCTGGGGTCACTACATTTCCGTCTCAGTGTGACTCTGTACCCTCTGTGACCAATCTCTTTTTTGGTGATGAATTGTTTGAGATGCTGTGCAAAGAGCTGTCCAACTATCATGATCAAACTACAATGAAACGCAAAACACCATCTAGAACACTAAAGTGGTCTCCGGTTACACAGGACATCAAGAAATTCCTTGGCCTAATTATTCTGATGGGTCAAACAAGAAAAGATAGCTTGAAAGACAATTGGTCAACAGATCCTTtgatatgtacccctatgtttcCACAGACAATGAGTCGCCATAGATTTGAGCAAATATGGACATT caaaaggttgtcagatgatatgaagcagcatgaacctacgtgtattccagcgagtggaaagaaaaaatttcctacaagagcctgcagagtttgtgccgcccatggaaaaaggagcgaatctagatacttatgtaaattttgtttggtccctcttcatagaggaaaatgttttatgcagtaccatacgttaaaaaagtactag